In the Carassius auratus strain Wakin chromosome 50, ASM336829v1, whole genome shotgun sequence genome, one interval contains:
- the zfc3h1 gene encoding zinc finger C3H1 domain-containing protein gives MSVMEVNSGCPSPKEEGELEDGEIFDDEPQRQRQNARPPRRARPSRPMMNKRPRLPGPMLNNSAPVPLRAVHPPFPSGLRQGSGFWERSHGALGRFRYRAHRASDWNRDWTERFAENHGCRTDSPNRKQKAGGRCQMRRVVTSVPKAESMDESFEDLLLKYKQIQLELECIRKEERMALKEEDEPAPADPVPPPEVLEEPVSAVKEEKKVFQAFNIRPLRQKLLTPSDRDALNSRAAQEVQRADGDAAEKTGNHDDAVKDEESESDLNISAVSDDAPVVHKKEDEDDLSELQLRLLALQSASRKWQQKEQQVLKESKEKITKAQDKSESPCDRNKMSGNRGTAVCRLQERARPDKSRARKPAHMTKQAWRKQQLRTWKLQQQRQQEEQRNKQEEEEERRKREDEIRKIRDLSNQDEQYNRFMKLVGSRHRSRSKSSDADQRKLVKQSLDTSGNLYQYDNYDEVAMDTDSETSSPATSPTHDALPMFPLESTPLRQGLWVKGVGQLHLQQMEFVRSTPPPLPPLPPPDEAEQPPKPPFADEEEEEEMLLREELLKSLASKRAVRAEDASSSSGPPSPALRPVPPPNTRSNLTAVSLNTVISHARALKFIRGQPAPKAPFVLPRHKTVVVRLNASDDSDSDAESCSPAPSVFGGLESMIKEARRTVEAAKPKHSVSEKENNPVKSAEALPDSRKMEYRLLRDDMASLEKQRSGRLEVVGVPSPAGSDSDLDVLGRAADLQEKLNQHKTQLCKDEALLKQLLQQEMKKKESLKAAEGKVSRLKEQLLASEKIVSANRVLLKKLQEQVQRVQHRVSVKKQQSLKLERDLVQAQAAAAPAVLKRNTSASIYSPVKVRRVDRSDVHYAELIAQKKRLQQLETEYALKIQKLKEAQALRQAEPRPAAPQMPSALYPLPQPSLHDLTQDKLTLSSEDAEGEEDEQQQQTPTTRRRSFRESGSFTKPKLCHLETAAASPLPLKQAKASPELLLGLNVEDLRQRYQLCAGLPELLQEETRSLSTTPGKVVQVDFDPMAAHQSRAETTPEVFGPYHSPLLVFKSYRFSPYYRTKERLSLRSVTYSNLIEPKKCFCRFDLTGTCNDDDCSWQHMRDCTLTESQLFQDVLSYSLPLIGCSDSSSSADISSATEKYMKKLFGPNKDRMGTDQKAVLLVSKVNERLKHIPPFTTCKPQRKWRPGAQKVKTPVQEDEELNPVDVTVPICHNGRVQERWSSADVCVTQDDKRYFDSETDDISNLETSVLESPHDVQLWIKLAFKYLHQRDTSVAECLDAALNTLSRALEDNREDAEVWGHYLTLFSRRGSREEVQEMCEMAVEHAPLYDVWWTYMSVESGFEGKDYVCARLISHLLEESHDVRPDVQSFQLLESVLFRVQLSVFSGRQHNALSVLQTALLSGSESSVADHLTVADRCLLWLSYIHLTEFRRLPASLYDPANSNPSRITCTDPFLIPWRTAQHLRTPADDIIGLFRDAVCGCTDERLSSSEQIQACFPLHSNLIHLYRTLDRCPEALALCERLLAVCPLYCPLLEVTGELHMSSGHTEKAEELWRRAHSDSPSCARVFLQLCKCLLAQGNVSVMEELFDRFMHSFCESVQDQLKSLDVLRHILGVPTQDLLRVPALRDDVQDEIRAQRPYLHLLHCFWQSTYGVVREAIDAFEKALGTITKLDLIHTLWLDYLSFASSKMLAPQPSVRELKMFTGLVHRCLETVPSRLTLPFSSSQYWSCFSFHNKVISFYLGCFPQSQHSLILERLQHIMPTNTELDIRLLQQEWQDGNVEHFKLQSRMLCCSVPTCLAIWKIAIAVEKEQRQRAEVRRLYQQALQKLPLSAALWKDCLLFEAAEGGKTDTLKKIIDKCQEVGVSLNEPLGLEPSQSQ, from the exons ATGTCAGTAATGGAGGTGAATTCGGGCTGTCCGTCTCCTAAAGAGGAGGGTGAGCTGGAGGACGGGGAAATCTTCGACGACGAGCCGCAGCGGCAGCGGCAGAACGCGCGGCCTCCGCGACGCGCCCGCCCCAGCCGGCCCATGATGAACAAGAGACCGCGTTTACCGGGACCCATGCTCAACAACAGCGCCCCGGTGCCGCTGAGAGCCGTTCACCCGCCCTTCCCCTCCGGCCTCCGGCAGGGCTCCGGCTTCTGGGAGCGCAGTCACGGCGCGCTGGGCCGCTTCAGATACCGCGCTCACCGAGCGTCAGACTGGAACCGAGACTGGACGGAGCGCTTCGCGGAGAATCACGGCTGCAGAACCGACTCACCGAACAGGAAAC AGAAAGCGGGCGGCAGATGTCAGATGCGGAGGGTGGTGACCAGCGTCCCTAAAGCAGAGAGCATGGACGAGAGCTTCGAGGATCTGCTGCTGAAGTACAAACAGATCCAGCTGGAGCTCGAATGCATCCGCAAGGAGGAGCGGATGGCCCTGAAGGAGGAGGACGAGCCGGCTCCCGCTGACCCCGTCCCGCCGCCCGAGGTGCTGGAGGAGCCCGTCTCTGCTGTGAAGGAGGAGAAGAAGGTGTTTCAGGCGTTCAACATCAGACCGCTGAGACAGAAGCTGCTGACGCCCTCCGACCGAGACGCTCTCAACAGCAGAGCCGCACAGGAAGTGCAGAGAGCGGACGGGGACGCGGCGGAGAAGACCGGCAATCACGACGACG CTGTGAAGGACGAGGAGTCCGAGTCAGACCTCAACATCTCTGCAGTGAGTGACGACGCTCCGGTCGTCCACAAG AAGGAGGACGAGGACGACCTGTCGGAGCTGCAGCTGCGTCTCCTCGCTCTGCAGTCGGCCAGCAGGAAGTGGCAGCAGAAGGAGCAGCAGGTCCTGAAGGAGAGCAAGGAGAAGATCACCAAAGCTCAGGACAAGAGCGAGTCTCCGTGCGACAGGAACAAGATGAGCGGGAACCGAGGGACGGCTGTGTGCAGGCTGCAGGAGCGAGCGAGACCGGACAAGAGCAGGGCGAGGAAGCCGGCGCACATGA CCAAGCAGGCGTGGAGGAAGCAGCAGCTGCGCACCTGGAAACTGCAGCAGCAGAGACAGCAGGAGGAGCAGAGGAACaagcaagaggaagaggaggagaggaggaagagagaggACGAGATCCGCAAGATCAGAGACCTGTCCAACCAGGACGAGCAGTACAACCGCTTCATGAAGCTGGTGGGCTCCAGACATCGCTCCCGCAGCAAG tctTCAGATGCTGATCAGAGGAAGCTGGTCAAGCAGAGTCTGGACACCTCCGGGAATCTCTACCAGTACGACAACTACGACGAGGTGGCCATGGACACGGACAGCGAGACCAGCTCTCCAG CCACGTCACCGACACACGACGCGCTGCCCATGTTTCCTCTGGAGTCCACACCTCTCAGACAG GGTCTCTGGGTGAAGGGTGTGGGGCAGCTCCACCTGCAGCAGATGGAGTTTGTGCGCTCGACTCCTCCCCCTCTGCCTCCGCTGCCGCCCCCTGATGAAGCCGAGCAGCCGCCGAAGCCTCCGTTCGctgacgaggaggaggaggaggagatgctGCTGAGAGAGGAGCTGCTGAAGTCCTTGGCCAGCAAGCGAGCGGTTCGAGCAGAG GACGCGTCCAGCAGCAGCGGGCCGCCCTCGCCCGCTCTCAGACCCGTGCCTCCACCCAACACCAGGAGCAACCTCACGGCCGTCAGTCTCAACACCGTCATCTCTCACGCACGGGCGCTCAAGTTCATACGGGGACAGCCGGCTCCCAAAGCCCCGTTTGTG CTGCCGCGACACAAGACTGTGGTGGTGCGTCTGAACGCCTCTGACGACAGCGACTCTGACGCCGAGAGCTGCAGCCCCGCTCCCAGTGTGTTCGGAGGACTGGAGTCCATGATTAAAGAAGCTCGGAGGAcggtggag GCCGCCAAACCGAAGCATTCGGTGTCCGAGAAGGAGAACAACCCGGTGAAGAGTGCAGAAGCACTTCCTGATAGCAGGAAGATGGAGTATCGGCTGCTCCGAGACGACATGGCCAG TCTGGAGAAGCAGAGGTCCGGCCGGCTGGAGGTGGTGGGCGTCCCGTCTCCCGCAGGCTCAGACTCGGACCTGGACGTCCTGGGAAGAGCAGCAGATCTGCAGGAGAAGCTGAACCAGCACAA AACACAGCTGTGTAAAGACGAGGCTCTGCTGAAGCAGCTCTTGCAACAGGAAATGAAGAAGAAAGAGTCTCTGAAAGCAGCCGAGGGCAAGGTGAGCCGACTGAAAGAGCAGCTGCTGGCGTCGGAGAAGATCGTGAGCGCTAACAGAGTTCTGCTGAAGAAGCTGCAGGAGCAG GTTCAGAGAGTTCAGCACCGCGTGAGCGTGAAGAAGCAGCAGTCGCTGAAGCTGGAGAGAGATCTGGTCCAGGCGCAGGCCGCTGCAGCTCCTGCTGTGCTCAAACGCAACACCTCTGCCTCCATCTACTCC CCGGTGAAGGTGCGGCGCGTGGATCGCTCAGATGTGCATTACGCAGAGCTCATCGCGCAGAAGAAGCGCCTGCAGCAGCTGGAGACGGAGTACGCCCTCAAGATCCAGAAACTGAAAGAGGCCCAGGCGTTACGACAAGCTGAGCCTCGGCCCGCCGCCCCACAGATGCCCAGCGCCCTCTACCCGTTACCACAGCCCTCGCTGCACGACCTCACCCAGGACAAGCTGACCCTGTCCAGTGAGGACGCGGAGGGTGAGGAGgacgagcagcagcagcagacgcCCACCACCCGCCGCCGCTCCTTCAGAGAGTCCGGCTCCTTCACCAAACCCAAACTGTGCCACCTGGAGACGGCCGCCGCTTCCCCCCTGCCGCTCAAACAGGCCAAAGCGTCGCCGGAGCTGCTGCTGGGGCTGAACGTGGAGGACCTGCGGCAGAGATACCAGCTGTGTGCCGGGCTCCCTGAGCTGCTGCAGGAGGAGACACGCTCGCTCAGCACGACTCCTGGGAAG GTCGTGCAGGTGGACTTCGATCCGATGGCAGCTCATCAGAGCCGAGCCGAGACCACCCCAGAAGTGTTCGGACCATATCACAGTCCTTTACTAGTCTTCAAATCATACAG GTTCAGCCCGTATTACCGGACCAAAGAGAGGCTTTCTCTCCGCTCCGTGACCTACAGCAACCTCATCGAGCCGAAGAAGTGCTTCTGTCGCTTTGATCTGACCGGCACGTGTAACGATGACGACTGCTCGTG GCAGCACATGAGGGACTGCACCCTCACAGAGAGCCAGCTGTTTCAGGACGTCCTGTCCTACAGCctgcctctgattggctgctccGACAGCAGCAGCTCCGCTGACATCAGCAGCGCCACAG AGAAATATATGAAGAAGCTGTTTGGGCCCAATAAGGACCGGATGGGGACGGACCAGAAGGCCGTGCTGCTCGTGAGCAAAGTCAACGAGAGATTGAAACACA TTCCTCCCTTCACCACCTGTAAACCCCAGAGGAAGTGGAGGCCTGGCGCTCAGAAGGTGAAGACACCCGTACAGGAAGATGAAGAGCTCAACCCTGTGGACGTGACGGTCCCCATCTGTCACA ACGGACGCGTGCAGGAGCGCTGGTCCTCGGCCGATGTGTGCGTCACGCAGGATGATAAGAGGTACTTCGACAGCGAGACGGATGACATCAGTAACCTGGAGACCAGTGTGCTGGAGAGTCCCCACGACGTGCAGCTGTGGATCAAACTGGCCTTCAAGTACCTCCACCAGAGGGACAC ctcggTGGCGGAGTGTCTGGACGCGGCGCTGAACACGCTGTCCCGTGCGCTGGAGGATAACCGTGAGGACGCTGAGGTGTGGGGTCACTACCTGACGCTGTTCTCGCGGCGCGGCAGCAGAGAGGAGGTTCAGGAGATGTGTGAGATGGCCGTGGAGCATGCGCCGCTCTATGACGTCTGGTGGACG TACATGAGCGTTGAGAGCGGCTTCGAGGGGAAGGATTACGTGTGTGCTCGTCTGATTTCACACCTGCTGGAGGAGTCACATGACGTCAGGCCGGATGTGCAGTCGTTCCAGCTGCTGGAGTCAGTGCTGTTCAGAGTTCAGCTCAGTGTGTTCAGCGGCCGCCAGCACAACGCTCTCAGCGTACTCCAg ACTGCGCTGCTTTCGGGCTCTGAATCGAGCGTTGCAGATCATCTGACTGTGGCGGACCGTTGTCTGCTGTGGCTGTCTTATATCCACCTGACTGAGTTCAGACGTCTACCTGCGTCTCTATACGACCCCGCCAACTCCAACCCCTCCAGAATCACCTGCACAGATCCCTTCCTCATTCCCTGGAGAACGGCCCAACATCTCCGCACACCCGCTGATGACATCATCGGCCTGTTCAGAG ATGCTGTGTGTGGCTGCACGGATGAGCGATTGTCTTCCAGTGAACAGATTCAGGCCTGTTTCCCTCTGCACTCAAACCTCATTCATCTGTACAGGACGCTGGACAG ATGTCCAGAAGCTCTTGCGCTGTGTGAGCGTCTGCTGGCTGTGTGTCCGCTCTACTGCCCTCTGCTGGAGGTCACCGGGGAGCTGCACATGTCCTCGGGACACACAGAGAAAGCTGAAGAGCTGTGGAGACGCGCTCATTCTGACAGCCCCAGCTGCGCTCGCGTCTTCCTCCAGCTCTGCAAGTGTTTGCTCGCTCAG GGGAACGTCAGTGTTATGGAAGAGCTCTTTGACCGGTTCATGCACTCTTTCTGTGAATCTGTGCAAGATCAGCTCAAGTCGCTGGATGTGTTACG CCATATTCTTGGTGTCCCCACTCAAGACTTGCTGAGAGTACCAGCTCTCAGAGATGATGTTCAGGATGAGATCCGAGCTCAGCGGCCGTACCTGCATCTCCTGCACTG TTTCTGGCAGTCTACCTATGGTGTTGTGAGAGAGGCCATTGATGCATTTGAGAAAGCTTTGGGAACGATTACAAAGCTGGACTTAATTCACACCCTCTGGCTAGA CTATCTGTCCTTCGCCAGCAGTAAGATGTTGGCTCCGCAGCCGAGTGTTCGCGAGCTGAAGATGTTTACGGGTCTAGTTCACCGCTGTCTGGAGACTGTGCCGAGCAGACTCACCCTGCCCTTCAGCTCCTCACAATACTGGAGCTGCTTCAGCTTCCATAACAAG GTCATATCCTTCTATTTGGGATGTTTCCCTCAATCCCAACATTCCCTTATCCTGGAAAGACTTCAACATATCATGCCAACCAATACTGAACTGGACATAAG GTTGCTGCAGCAAGAATGGCAGGATGGCAATGttgaacattttaaattgcaaagcAGAATGTTGTGCTGTAGCGTCCCAACCTGTCTGGCCATCTGGAAAAT AGCTATTGCTGTTGAGAAGGAACAAAGGCAAAGAGCAGAG GTGCGGCGGCTGTATCAGCAGGCGCTCCAGAAACTGCCTCTGTCTGCTGCTCTCTGGAAAGAT TGTTTGCTCTTTGAGGCTGCTGAAGGAGGTAAAACtgacacactgaaaaaaataattgacaAGTGCCAAGAGGTGGGAGTGAGTCTAAATGAGCCGCTAGGGTTAGAGCCGAGCCAAAGCCAGTGA